The following proteins are encoded in a genomic region of Streptococcus sp. 29892:
- a CDS encoding amino acid ABC transporter substrate-binding protein, with translation MKKLALFATIALAAFALAACSSSTSTSSSSSTDQTLLAQIKEEGVIQIGTEGAYAPYSYHDESGKLVGYDVEVAEAVAEKLGVKVEFVETKWDSMIAGLDAARFDTIANQVGVTDERKEKYDFSTPYTYIYGALVAHKDNTEITGFADLAGKKSANSLTSNWADLARENGAEVVGVDGFSQAVELLNTNRVDVTINDNLVYLDYLKQHADAPIKVVTLTDDVSTTAFPVVKGNEDLVKEIDAALAELASEGKLAEISNKYFGEDVSKAK, from the coding sequence ATGAAAAAACTAGCTTTATTTGCAACAATAGCCCTAGCAGCCTTTGCCTTGGCAGCCTGCAGCTCATCAACATCAACTAGCTCATCCAGCAGCACAGACCAAACTCTCTTGGCACAAATCAAGGAAGAAGGTGTCATTCAAATCGGTACAGAAGGTGCCTACGCTCCTTACTCTTACCATGACGAGAGCGGAAAATTGGTCGGTTATGATGTAGAAGTAGCCGAAGCCGTTGCTGAGAAATTGGGCGTTAAGGTAGAATTTGTTGAAACCAAGTGGGATTCCATGATTGCTGGTTTGGATGCAGCACGTTTTGATACTATTGCCAACCAGGTTGGTGTGACAGACGAGCGCAAAGAAAAATACGATTTCTCAACACCATATACCTACATTTATGGAGCCTTGGTAGCTCATAAGGATAATACAGAGATTACAGGTTTTGCTGACTTGGCAGGTAAAAAATCTGCTAACAGTTTGACTAGTAACTGGGCAGATTTGGCGCGTGAAAACGGTGCGGAAGTTGTCGGTGTAGATGGATTTTCACAAGCGGTTGAATTGTTGAATACAAACCGTGTGGATGTGACCATCAATGACAACTTGGTTTACTTGGATTACCTCAAGCAACACGCAGATGCACCGATTAAGGTTGTGACCTTGACAGACGATGTTTCCACAACAGCCTTCCCAGTGGTTAAAGGAAATGAAGACCTAGTAAAAGAAATTGATGCAGCCTTGGCTGAATTGGCAAGCGAAGGTAAACTAGCTGAAATTTCAAATAAATACTTTGGCGAAGACGTATCGAAAGCCAAGTAA
- a CDS encoding CHAP domain-containing protein, translated as MKVALATVMLGGMLALGQEAVMADTELTDSPSLSVLTVQVEQEERLKQEAEAKAAAEKAAAEKAAAEAAAQAALATNMVSEVAVEYTANTYPAGQCTWGAKEMAPWVGNYWGNGGDWAASAAALGYEVGTTPKVGAIAVWTDGGYGHVAYVTDVAADGTIQVMESNYGGAYYPSNVRGFFDPTTTSEGTVSYIYPPAGV; from the coding sequence ATGAAAGTTGCCCTTGCTACTGTCATGTTGGGAGGAATGCTAGCTTTGGGGCAAGAAGCTGTTATGGCGGACACAGAATTGACAGATAGTCCTAGTCTATCCGTCCTAACGGTTCAGGTGGAGCAGGAGGAGCGGTTGAAACAAGAAGCAGAGGCTAAAGCTGCAGCTGAAAAGGCTGCGGCAGAAAAAGCAGCTGCGGAAGCCGCAGCCCAAGCAGCTCTTGCTACGAATATGGTATCAGAGGTTGCTGTAGAATACACAGCCAATACCTATCCTGCTGGTCAATGTACATGGGGTGCAAAAGAAATGGCGCCTTGGGTTGGCAACTATTGGGGAAATGGTGGCGACTGGGCAGCCAGTGCAGCAGCCCTTGGTTATGAAGTAGGAACCACTCCTAAGGTTGGCGCAATCGCTGTCTGGACAGACGGTGGCTATGGTCACGTTGCCTATGTTACCGATGTAGCGGCCGATGGCACTATTCAAGTAATGGAATCAAACTATGGCGGAGCCTACTACCCAAGCAATGTACGTGGCTTCTTTGATCCAACAACCACTAGCGAAGGAACTGTAAGCTATATTTACCCTCCAGCTGGGGTCTAG
- a CDS encoding alpha/beta fold hydrolase: MKDIVLIHGTWCDGSVWGDFASKLEKMGMRVHTPSLRYHNLPYDEVMEKVGAVSLTDYADDLVTLVESLEEPPLLLGHSLGCLLAQMVAERTQVAGMILMGPAPTADIFAFYPTMIRCFIRHFLRWGFWKKPMPPYKDEFFRYCLNVQDPALKEDIFKTLVPESGKVYTQMAFPFFDKSRAGYVDFSKITGPVLVITGSEDKMTVSAIARKTAKNYKDSVLVSLTGADHMYESGKFQDKTLSVIHAWLSEKKYL, translated from the coding sequence ATGAAAGATATTGTGTTAATTCACGGAACCTGGTGTGACGGTTCGGTATGGGGAGATTTCGCTAGTAAGCTAGAAAAAATGGGCATGCGGGTTCATACACCTAGCCTACGCTACCACAACTTGCCCTATGATGAGGTTATGGAAAAGGTCGGTGCGGTTAGTCTGACAGACTATGCCGATGACTTGGTAACCTTGGTTGAAAGTTTGGAAGAGCCACCTTTACTCTTGGGGCATTCTCTGGGCTGTTTACTCGCTCAAATGGTCGCTGAACGCACACAGGTGGCTGGCATGATTCTCATGGGCCCCGCTCCGACAGCAGATATCTTCGCTTTCTACCCTACCATGATTCGTTGCTTCATCCGCCATTTCTTACGCTGGGGATTTTGGAAAAAGCCAATGCCACCTTACAAGGATGAGTTCTTCCGCTACTGCTTAAACGTTCAGGACCCTGCCCTCAAAGAAGATATTTTCAAGACCTTGGTACCTGAGTCTGGCAAGGTCTATACCCAGATGGCCTTTCCTTTCTTTGATAAAAGCAGAGCAGGTTATGTCGATTTCAGCAAGATTACAGGACCTGTTCTAGTCATCACAGGAAGTGAAGACAAGATGACCGTTTCTGCCATTGCTAGAAAAACAGCTAAAAACTACAAGGACTCCGTTCTGGTTTCTCTAACAGGGGCAGACCACATGTACGAGTCCGGTAAATTCCAAGACAAAACCCTCTCTGTTATTCACGCTTGGTTGAGCGAGAAGAAGTATCTATAG